One window from the genome of Candidatus Sericytochromatia bacterium encodes:
- a CDS encoding HD domain-containing protein, with product MSLHFTSSIRDPIHGLIPLTACERDLLRTRPLARMRGVRQMGMAYVIYPGAHHTRFEHMIGAMHTAWLIAGDLPIFAHQEKRLLRLAALCHDLGHRPYSHSLEDAARRYAGKPGLHFLDDYLDHEDYTRDLLLHDPEIGEVLSRHPDYRHIDRAELAALATGEHPRRDLNLLTHGEIDADRIDYVIRDNYYCGFAHGIDLQSLRNLWALDAQHGLVLSATHTYIAAQLLAARYQLISNVQNNPLSRLGDLLLAEAIREALVNADELVQARFRQVANEGQDVDMEHFLRERAPRAWGALADLVAGRPPFELVEAFDFPLLSPAARYALQSLHQRQGSVSRPLQERLQGALERPLLIDIARVSPPVSPLRTQRVGHVPWHGRLTDLPMVSGIITASLEATAIQVYTPPDEPFRMSEDDFSDWVTRYRRIDPSMTPQKAEHVVQEFWRGERSRFGLLLALESQVMDQLLDRLPQDPARLDILFLTLYAALNRLEAALDEARLYLDGREAVWTLLGHPAVRAIWAERIPASYGSDEHSGALRNDLQYLRQSGLLYATTRLERVRNVFVERHKYGATGWGRRLASQLLEPLEGVELAERLAVAMDGVFGSSIEAYQAYFQLLGDEEPGSSVRRRELRRQMPIAVTR from the coding sequence CTGCGGACCCGCCCCTTGGCCCGCATGCGGGGGGTTCGCCAGATGGGGATGGCCTATGTCATCTACCCCGGGGCGCATCACACGCGCTTCGAGCACATGATCGGGGCCATGCACACGGCCTGGCTGATTGCGGGTGACCTGCCCATCTTCGCCCACCAGGAAAAGCGCCTGCTGCGCTTGGCGGCCCTCTGCCACGACCTCGGCCATCGTCCCTATTCCCATTCTCTGGAAGACGCGGCCCGGCGCTACGCCGGCAAGCCCGGTCTTCATTTTCTGGACGACTACCTCGACCACGAGGACTACACGCGCGACCTGCTGCTACACGACCCTGAGATTGGTGAGGTTCTCAGCCGGCATCCCGATTACCGACACATCGACCGGGCCGAACTCGCCGCCCTGGCCACGGGCGAACACCCGCGTCGGGACCTCAATTTGCTGACGCACGGCGAGATCGATGCCGACCGCATCGATTACGTGATTCGCGATAACTATTACTGCGGATTCGCGCATGGCATCGATCTCCAGTCCCTGCGCAACCTGTGGGCGTTGGATGCCCAGCACGGCCTGGTGCTGAGCGCGACGCACACCTACATTGCCGCCCAGTTGCTGGCCGCGCGTTACCAGCTGATCTCCAACGTCCAGAACAACCCGTTGTCGCGCCTCGGTGACCTGTTGCTGGCCGAGGCCATCCGGGAGGCGTTGGTGAACGCGGATGAGCTCGTTCAGGCGCGCTTTCGTCAGGTCGCCAACGAGGGCCAGGACGTCGACATGGAGCATTTTCTGCGGGAACGGGCGCCCCGGGCCTGGGGCGCGCTGGCGGATCTCGTGGCCGGGCGGCCCCCGTTCGAGTTGGTGGAGGCCTTCGACTTCCCGCTGCTGTCTCCGGCTGCCCGCTACGCGCTGCAATCGTTGCATCAACGCCAGGGTAGCGTCTCGCGGCCGCTCCAAGAGCGCTTGCAAGGGGCCCTCGAACGCCCGTTGCTGATCGACATCGCGCGGGTCAGCCCCCCGGTGTCGCCGCTGCGCACCCAGCGGGTCGGCCACGTGCCCTGGCACGGCCGCCTGACCGATCTGCCGATGGTGAGTGGCATCATCACGGCCTCGCTGGAGGCCACCGCGATCCAGGTCTACACGCCGCCGGACGAACCGTTCCGGATGTCCGAGGACGATTTTTCGGACTGGGTGACGCGCTATCGTCGCATCGATCCCTCCATGACGCCTCAGAAGGCGGAACACGTGGTGCAGGAATTCTGGCGCGGGGAGCGCTCCCGATTCGGCCTGCTGCTGGCGCTGGAAAGTCAGGTGATGGACCAGTTGCTGGATCGTCTTCCCCAAGACCCGGCGCGGCTGGACATCCTGTTTCTGACGCTCTACGCGGCGCTCAATCGTCTGGAAGCGGCGCTGGATGAGGCGCGTCTGTACCTCGATGGACGGGAGGCCGTCTGGACCCTGCTGGGCCACCCGGCCGTGCGGGCCATCTGGGCCGAGCGGATACCCGCCAGCTACGGTTCGGATGAACATTCCGGGGCGCTGCGCAACGACCTGCAATACCTGCGGCAATCGGGCCTGCTCTACGCGACCACGCGACTGGAGCGCGTCCGCAACGTGTTCGTGGAACGTCACAAGTATGGCGCCACCGGTTGGGGCCGGCGCCTGGCCAGTCAGCTGCTCGAACCGTTAGAAGGGGTGGAGCTGGCCGAGCGCCTGGCCGTGGCCATGGACGGGGTCTTCGGATCGAGTATCGAGGCTTATCAGGCGTACTTCCAGTTGCTGGGTGACGAAGAGCCCGGCAGTTCGGTGAGACGTCGCGAGTTGCGCCGGCAGATGCCGATCGCGGTCACGCGCTGA